AAAGAGCCCACAGGTTGATAATCCCCGTCTTCTCCCTGTTGAAGGTACGGAAAGAGAGAAGGCCCATTCAGAATCACAGGTTATATCAGCACAGTTCCACCAATGCAATTGACACCTCAGAACATTCAGAGTATAAAGGGATAACATGACAGACattgagagaggagaaaggagggttAGTAGTTATTGGTGAGCAGAGGCGTAAAACAAGGAGATTGAGGCGGTTTAGCATATCCTGTTATTATCGAGGCAGCCGTGCAACAGTAGTCGTGGAAATCAAAGGCAATACAGCACATGGAAGCTGATCTCAGACAGCAGACGACTGTGGGCCAGATCTGGTTGTTTTGTGACACATACAATGTGGCTCAGTTCTGGCACCACAATGAGTCATATGGCCCAGATCTGGTCCGAATGTAGGAGATGCGAACTGGGGAGGGTTGGCACTTTGCTTATGGGCCATCTCTGGtttgagttatgtggctctaacAACTTCCCAGAGTTACTTTTGGTCTGAATGTGGGCCACATTGCCAGGCAAGGTCTGGACATTTCATGCTACAGATCCACTTCAGGACCGTAACACCAAGTGGTTAACTGGGTAAAATGGTAAATCGTTATATTGTAGATTAGGGCTGAATTTGGGCCATCGTATAATTTTGCTGTCTGGGATGTGTGAGGGATGCTGTCTACCACTGAGACTTGGAGTTGGGATTGGGGCTGGGTTGTTTAGGAACCTTACCGTGCTCTCCTCTAGAATGGAGTTAAACTTTGAGCCCAGAAGCTCTGTCTTAAGCTGTGCAAGAGTAAGGGAAGAGAAAACAGAGACAGAAGAACGCAGAGAAGCGATGAAGCAGAAAACAGTGGTTTGGAAAGGCTATGGTCGCAGCTACACCAGTGGAACTGTGATAGATAGCTATAGTGGTACTGGGATTCTCAGGCCAGGCCAGTAGTTGGCTGGGGAAGTTTACATTTTCTCTTTAACATAAGAGGTCATATAGGTTTTTTATTATTTATGAGTATCTCCACGGAATGAACCTTACTTTACATCAAAAATAGGACATGAATTGAACGGGTATAGTATAGTTTCAGTATCAGCAACAGGTAAGCTATCATTCTCCCGTTTAAGACAGATCTGAGAATggtcattatcatcattattgtcatcatcatcaacatgtcTCACCACTTTCTTCCTCAAACATTGTTTGTCCTTCTTGACTGTGCTGTAGTACAACGCTGGGTTCTCCAGTTTAGAGACCAGGTCCTGCCCAGGGTTGCCATTCTCTCTGGGGGGTGGAGTCACAAGATCAGACTCGGTCTCATGGCCACTAACTAACTCAGGGCGACACTCCAAGCCTGGGCATCCATTTTAAAACAAGGGCCTGTTTCCCAACGTAGTTAATAATCTACAGGCCTATGGTTCATGGTTGTGGTCGACGTTCATGGTTGTGGTTATTGTTTCATGGGTTTAGTTGCGGTTGAGCCGACACCCTCTCTGGGAGCGACTTTCAGTAAAAGCTTTTGTCGGAATGTGATGTATTGGTATAATGCTGAAGCACCTTAGTTAAGTAGGCTACCGTGGCTGTATTTTTAGCATAGCAGGTCAAGGGTACAAAGCAGTATCAAAGCAGGGTATTGAGCCTGCAAACTATAGGCTACGGTTAGTCTGGCTTGCTAACCCCACTCCACCAGGCAGCCATTTTGGATCTCCATCTCAGAGGATTTCAGGAATAGGACTAGGCATGGCAAATTAATTGAACTCGCTCTGGCGCTAGCATAACTTATGACTATGATTCTCAAGTCCGTTCATCGATCAATCATTCACTCATGAATACACAGAGGTGTTTTAGAATGGATGGCTAGGCTGAAGTGTTTCCTTATCGTCAATTCAAACAGGATATGACCTGTACCTGTAACTCGCATTGACCCCTGTCACAGTTAGTGAAGGGTGGATACTCACTTCTTGTTGTTATGGCCCACATATCTCACTGCTGCGATGATGAAGGCGATGACAGCCACTCCACCGATGGTGCCAACGATCACTGCCATCATGTACTTCTCTAACATCGGACAAGAACATCGAAGACAATGTAGAAACATAAAATACTGTTTAGCTAGGTCATGGTACTATAACGTATTTACATTCAAGATAATGCCATATCAAGCCAATGGGGTAGCCAGTTAATGCTCTTACTTATACAGTCAATCTAGATATCATATAAAGGTACTACACTTCTGATTTCAGTTCAATCTCTCATGTATGCTTGGCTATACAACGTATAGCATTTTAATtgtatgcatttttttttgtgtttaaCGATAAACCTGAACTTGTGTACTCACTCTCCTGCTGTAACTCCAGATGAAAGCTCTTCGACCCGTACATGTTGCTAATGCTGCAGTGCACATTGACAGCACCGTTGCCCAAGCGCTCACCCTTCTCCTGTAGTTTTATCATGCCCGTGGACGTATGGCCGTCCGTGTGCGTGTAGTAGTTGTAGCGGCCGTCCGTGTCGTTGATGGTGATGTTCTTGTCGGGGAGGTAGAACTCGATGACGGGCTCAGGGTTACCCGTAGCCATGCAAACACACTGGACTCCCTCCCTCACCACCGTGCACTTGgagtcttccagaaggacaggGGCGTCTGAAGAGAGGGTGGAGGTAGGGGTATGACTGACATGTAGAGTGTGATGGCATGGTGTAGCGTGGTGTAATGTAGGTGGTACAATACGATATGATACCATATGTTATGATACCACATGACATGATGACCCACTCACATTCCACAGTGATGTTGAGGGAGCTGCTGGCTCGTCCGTGTTCATTCTCTGCCAGGCAGCGGTACTGTCCGTCTCCCTGAGGGGTGAGCTCCAGAAGCTCCAGCACAGACACCTCTTCGGCCGTGATGGTGCCCACCAGCTCCCCGTCCTTCAGCCAGGTGAGGGTGGGTGCGGGATTGCCTTGGGTGCTACATTGCAGGGAGATGGAGGAACCTTCCAAAATGGTCAGGGAGCCGTTTACCACTGGCTCACTGGGAGGGTCTGCAGGGAAGATAGAGAGGGGATGAAAGGTAGAGTTATATGAGGAGAAAGAAAGGAGTTAACATGTTTTACTGTGTATAAACAAGAGCAAGAAGCTACGGGCCAGGTTTATCACATGACTAATACGTCGTTATATATATtgcgcgtcactacttcacaggagaggcatttgactGCAAACATTTAATTTTTTTCATCAAAATAAGttttggggcagaaatgccttctggatcatgtgaactttcatgtgccttaataacaaaagtgtatgccatctgtaaatatgaatacaattgttaaattacgagcctagtaggtttagccacagaaaaagtcaggaaccttcccactagccatgattggctaagaTAATGGACGGGCTGGAcaggctgagataatggatgggctggacatgccgagagatgagttcggattggtctgccatgtagcatgcttctgtctataatgagctgctcagtatgtctaggtaatccttTCTTACGCAGATTTTTTTGGGAAAGATAGTTTTCAACTTTCTGGAgggccgagttttgaaatcagtgaattcccggtggaagcagagtatgatagctaaggagatggagaaaattcaagCGTTTGATAGCAAATgcggagggagtcgaaaagaAAACACAGAAGTCTGTTgtgtaaaacacctgtctctggattacatcttcaaaactaagggcaaccatgtcaTCCGTGACAGAAAGGGAGAAGCGTTCTTCCATGTACTGTATACATGTAAGAGagtatagctagctacattttcagatattatacatttctaattttgtcagaaagtcgttttcattgcaagttaaagcgtactgttagctgtgtagtaatattattcgtatctcagagcaaTTTGCTAGtttagctacctgtagattcatgcagggtactAATGCTACGAGTTGGGATAAtgtttcattgtttagctagctagctagttatctacatgtctaaacaaaagactccactatgcaagtaaccatttcactgtacagtttacaccttctgtatcctgtgcatgtgacaaataaacattgatttgatttgatatagtgtgtgtttaccagagactgtaatgtgaagaacagcatgaactgcaccaaagtcagatatAACGTTAGTCCAACaagacagtgtccaagttctaaaattctctggtagaatgccctgcttttattttgtcacactcacaatcgtaagctattttctgtaattagcttgccgttaacttgtaaataatgatcgtgttgtgagtttattttcctggaaTAATTCATTGATAACTGTTTACAGACATGTTGATagaccagcctttagtcttgaaatcttgtTTAGTACATGACcatactcactgtttagcacaatgcctcacatgtgaatccttaaagagatgggtggggctatgtcttaagagggtgtgaacaatgcttaatgggtgtagacaaagaagagctctccagtaggtctaTCAAAACATTTTAGTGTCATTTTCttaaaagtggggttacaagtttatcaactttcaaagcagaattactttcccattgttcctcaactgcagtgtgtgATATactattttctagctctgagtctttacttttatccaatgtaaaaaacacaatttcaaattttactAAATAAGACCGAACCAAGTCGGTCGGTCACATATGTCACTGCAAATGACATAAACTAAAATGTCAGCTTGGTTGACATACTGTATAACTACAGTGGTTAAATGTAACTATTTTTGATTATTCCAGAAACACCATGTTGCACAATAACACTTACACAAGACGGCCAGGTACATGGATGTGTTCATGACGCCGTAGCCATTATCCCCCACGCAGGTGTAGATGCCCTCCTGAGAGGGGGTTAAGTCCTCCAGGGAGAGCGAAGCGTTGGAAGCCGTGTCCCACAGCAGCTCCTGGTCCCCAAACAGCCAGGAGATCCTGGGAGGAGGGTTACTGTCCACCTCGCAGTGCAGTGTTACCGAGCTGCCCTCCATCACCTCCATGGacccgttcacccacaccgagCGAGGGGCATCTAGGGTGAGAGGAAGGGGAAGGTGGGGTTAGACTTGTAAAAGTGACAAGTGTATAACCTGGTTAAACCCGACCCAACACTGCACTCATCATTGTTTCAAAGAAAAACAAAAGgtgaaacatagaaaaacagatttGAATGTCAGGCGAACATACCCAATGCGTACCATGTCACAATCATGCAATATATTTCTAAATCAAGTTACTATCCTTCTACTTTAGATGTAGAATAATGGATGACTGTAGATATTGACAATGGTTCTACAATGTGTATATCAGAAATATGTGTAACACTGCTAATTTACATTTGGCTTAGTCGGCAAGATTCGTTTTTCTATATTAATATAATCCCCCACATTACATAATGTGTCCCCTGTTGTGTCCCAATGACACACTTCTTACAGAATTTGAGGATTCAAAGCTACAGGTTCGGTGACAACAGTCAGTTGGTCACTTACACTTGACATCCAGAGAGATGAGTCTCTCGTAGACCAGGGTGGTGTTGGGGTAGTAGACCCTGCAGCCCAGCAGCTGACCGTTGTGTATGGGCCTGGGGGTGAAGATGAGCGTGCTGGACAGGACGGCTGTGTTGCTCTCTTCCACGTAGTCTGAGGTATACTCAGTTTCAGGCAGGTAATCTGTGTACATCCATTGGATCTCTGGGCGATTCTCTGGACAGTTGTCTGGAGCATAGCACGTCAACTCCAGATTCTCGTCAGCGACTATCTCCTCCGGGATGTCAATGTTGGGCTGgtctgggggacagagaggacataAGCGAACGAGTGAAGATTCACCAGTTCACAATATTTACCAATTCTCATTAAAACGATAATAATTATAATCCCAGCTAGGGcaatcctagcctggtcccagacatATTTGGGCTTGCCAACTCCTACTGTCATTGTCATGCCTTGTCATGCCAAACAGTGTCCACAGTcgtttggcaagacagcacaaacagatatgGTACCAGGCAAGGGCAATCCAGCCCATAAATGTGACACATTCAACTGTAAACAATTGTAAACATAACCTCTCAGGGTCTCTCAGCAGGCTTACCCAGCACCTTGAGCTCAGAGAAATCTGGGTAGGTGTAGATGTTGGCACCGCCCAGGTCGGCACGGAAGTAGTACCTCCCTGAGTGCTCTGTACCTATATTACTGATAAGCAGGGTGCAGTTTCTCTGTTGCAGGTCCCCAATGAGCTTGGTACGCCCTTTGTAACTTTCATGTACGATTTCTGTGCGCGTCTTGATCACCACAGGAGGGAAGAGCTGGGGGTAGGGCTGACCAAAGTACCAGATGCCGTGGGTGCCGCGGTTCGTCTGGATACCGGATGGGTACATGAATGTGCAGGGGATGACCACGCAGGAGTTGGTCATGGCCGAGATGTCCCTGGGTATCCATACGTTCCACTGGCCACTGACAtctgagggatggaaggagggatatGGGTCGAAGATTGGAAATGGGAATATTGAGAGCGAAACTGTATACTGTATCAATGAACAATCaatctataatacatctacaGTTTCAAATGGAATCACTGAGAAAAGATgaacagatagagagaacagaggacgATATCATGATGTTCTCCCTGGTTGAGATGGTAAGAGCAGAGACCCTATGTGGAGGAACCATATGGCACCACTGGTACCACTGTTTAAGTGAGGGACAAGGTTGAGTCAAGCCAGCCATCAGAAAGCACTGGAACAGTAGGCTGATTCCCTGCTGCCATGTGTGACAGTTGGAACCTGTGTCTACTCTGTACCCTTTTGTTTTAGTGTTGTTTGCTGTAAGTTTGACACACTTTAAAAGGCAACTGGGTCAATGCAGTAAAACCACCAAATCAGTTTTACAGTGCATTtgcatacatttgaagtcggaagtttacatacacttatgttggagtcattaaaactagttttttaaccaccacaaatttcttgttaacaaacaatagttttggcaagtcggttaggacatttactgtgttcatgacacaagtaatttttccaacaattgtatacagacagattatttcacttataattcactgtatcacaattccagtgggtcagaagtttacatacactaagttgactgtgcctttaaacagcttggaaaattccagaaaaggatgtcatggctttagaagcttctgataggctaactgacatcatttgagtcaattggaggcgtacctgtggatgtatttcaaggcctaccttcaaactcagtgcctctttgcttgacatcatgggaaaatcaaagacatcagccaatacctcagaaaaaaaattgtagacctccacaagtctggttcatacttgggagcaatttccaaatgcctgaaggaaccacgttcatgtgtacaaacaatagtacgcgagtataaacaccatgggaccaggcagtCGTCACacagctcagaaaggagacgtgttctgtctcctagagatgaacgtactttggtgcgaaaactgcaaatcaatcccagaacaacagcaaaggaccttgtgaagatgctggaggaaacaggtacaaaagtatctatatccacagtaaaacaagttctatattgtcataacctgaaaggcagctcagcaaggaagaagccactgctccaaaaccaccataaaaaagccagactacggtttgcaactgcacatggggataaagatcgtactttttggagaaatgtcctctggtctgatgaatcaaaaatagaactgtttggccataatgaccatcgttatgtttggaagaaaaagcgggaggcttgcaagctgaagaacaccctcccaactgtgaaacacgggggtggcagcatcatgttgtggggtgctttcctgcaggagggactggtgcactttacaaaatagatggcaccatagaaaatgatgtggatatattgaagcaacatctcaagacatcagtcaggaagttaaagcttggtcgcaaatgggtcttccaaatggacaatgaccccaagcatacttccaaagttgtggcaaaatggcttaaggacaacaaagtcaaggtattggagtggccatcacaaagccctgacctcaatcctgtagaaatgtgtgggcagaactgaaaaagtgtgtgcgaacaaTGAGGCCTACAACCTGattcagttgcaccagctctgtcaggaggaatgggccaaaattcacccaacttattgtgggaagcttgtggaaggctacccgaaatgtttgaaccaagttaaacaatttaaaggcaatgctaccaaatactaattgggtgtatgtaaacttctgacccagtggaaatgtgatgaaagaaataaaagctgaaataaataattctctactatttttctgacatttcacattcttaaaataaagtcaacctccgacttcaactgtatctagatGACTTCATTTCTAGTATTACATCTGTAGTCTTAAAACTAATTTCCCCAGTCTGAGTTATTGTGGTGTAATTGAGTAGTTGTTCACACTGAATAGGGAATAAGAAACATAAGAGTTTTACCTTTGATGATTAGCAACACTGGTAGAAGCAGCTCCAAACACCACATGGTGTCTATTTAACCCTGAACCGGAGACCTCTGCAACAGACATCAGACTTCAATTACGCAGCCACAACTTCACATTCTGTTCTGGACCAATGGAGCCCAATGCTATGTGATATATATTGAATATGCCAATATAGTGACATATAACTAATGTCAGTAGTGGTGACATATAACTGCAATggttaaattatatatatattttttatatatattctaATGAACCTATGTTGCTTTTATCTCAGGTAACAACGACAAAAGTCAATATGATTGTGTGTAAAAATAGACATTACTGACTATTACCTTGAATTGCTCAATGGGCGAAAAGTAGCCAagacagaaaatgtctgattcCTCAGCTTGGTGgtcgcagtagtagtagtagtaatgttcaCTAGAGGGCGCCCAATCACACCCAGGCACCTCAACAGCCCTCTCCCTTATCTtctctgtaaaaaaaataaaaatacacaacaattgaCATCAGCATCAGGCGATGACATCAGCCCTGCTGCCTGAGACGGACTCTTCAGGTTCTTCACAGGCAGTAGCACATAGACATGGTGacgcacactctctctttctccctcgcgctctctctcatGCGGCACCTGTTCGGGCGACGTAGTGTGCGTGCTAGTAAAGTCACTCATTAGGCTATTCATACGTAAGTCCCAGGTCTTCGACATACAGTCACTGTTGGGCCCTGTTCAGAACCATGACTCACTACCCTAGTCCCTAGGCCCCTATCCACTACATTACATCATGGCGTCAACCATAATAATTTGGTCCGTTGGTTGTTTGGACCATTTAGTCTGTATCTACCAGTCTGTGTCTCCCCCTGTATGTCATCCATGATGCTATGGAGGCAAAGACTTGTCTTTAGCCTCCCTCCGAGCAGCCGGCGGCTGCAGATGGTGGGCCTAAGAGTGGATTGTGTTGGAGAGCTCCATGATTAACACATCACTACGTCCCCAGACAGTCTATAGGCTGATAAGCTGTGTTCCTACGGAAAAGAAGGGCAAATTCTGTTGGTTTTATGCAGTTTGGCAACAACAGGGAGAGGTTATTCTGGGCTGAGGCACACGAACATCCAGTTCTCAAACAAGCGATTGTACGCACACAAAGAGCACGCTCGTGCGTATTTCCAAACTGTGTCAtaacacttatacacacacacacatttgaaaaCCAAAGTAAAATGTACGGTCCCCATACAGATCACTTATAAAGTTGACT
The sequence above is drawn from the Salmo salar chromosome ssa05, Ssal_v3.1, whole genome shotgun sequence genome and encodes:
- the LOC106605238 gene encoding myelin-associated glycoprotein isoform X1 codes for the protein MWCLELLLPVLLIIKDVSGQWNVWIPRDISAMTNSCVVIPCTFMYPSGIQTNRGTHGIWYFGQPYPQLFPPVVIKTRTEIVHESYKGRTKLIGDLQQRNCTLLISNIGTEHSGRYYFRADLGGANIYTYPDFSELKVLDQPNIDIPEEIVADENLELTCYAPDNCPENRPEIQWMYTDYLPETEYTSDYVEESNTAVLSSTLIFTPRPIHNGQLLGCRVYYPNTTLVYERLISLDVKYAPRSVWVNGSMEVMEGSSVTLHCEVDSNPPPRISWLFGDQELLWDTASNASLSLEDLTPSQEGIYTCVGDNGYGVMNTSMYLAVLYPPSEPVVNGSLTILEGSSISLQCSTQGNPAPTLTWLKDGELVGTITAEEVSVLELLELTPQGDGQYRCLAENEHGRASSSLNITVEYAPVLLEDSKCTVVREGVQCVCMATGNPEPVIEFYLPDKNITINDTDGRYNYYTHTDGHTSTGMIKLQEKGERLGNGAVNVHCSISNMYGSKSFHLELQQEKKYMMAVIVGTIGGVAVIAFIIAAVRYVGHNNKKENGNPGQDLVSKLENPALYYSTVKKDKQCLRKKVLKTELLGSKFNSILEESTGEDGDYQPVGSLADLERQELNYAALQFLGGRSRDGGASGRGDDGSDYTEIKAK
- the LOC106605238 gene encoding myelin-associated glycoprotein isoform X2, yielding MWCLELLLPVLLIIKDVSGQWNVWIPRDISAMTNSCVVIPCTFMYPSGIQTNRGTHGIWYFGQPYPQLFPPVVIKTRTEIVHESYKGRTKLIGDLQQRNCTLLISNIGTEHSGRYYFRADLGGANIYTYPDFSELKVLDQPNIDIPEEIVADENLELTCYAPDNCPENRPEIQWMYTDYLPETEYTSDYVEESNTAVLSSTLIFTPRPIHNGQLLGCRVYYPNTTLVYERLISLDVKYAPRSVWVNGSMEVMEGSSVTLHCEVDSNPPPRISWLFGDQELLWDTASNASLSLEDLTPSQEGIYTCVGDNGYGVMNTSMYLAVLYPPSEPVVNGSLTILEGSSISLQCSTQGNPAPTLTWLKDGELVGTITAEEVSVLELLELTPQGDGQYRCLAENEHGRASSSLNITVEYAPVLLEDSKCTVVREGVQCVCMATGNPEPVIEFYLPDKNITINDTDGRYNYYTHTDGHTSTGMIKLQEKGERLGNGAVNVHCSISNMYGSKSFHLELQQEKKYMMAVIVGTIGGVAVIAFIIAAVRYVGHNNKKENGNPGQDLVSKLENPALYYSTVKKDKQCLRKKVGEDGDYQPVGSLADLERQELNYAALQFLGGRSRDGGASGRGDDGSDYTEIKAK
- the LOC106605238 gene encoding myelin-associated glycoprotein isoform X3, which translates into the protein MWCLELLLPVLLIIKDVSGQWNVWIPRDISAMTNSCVVIPCTFMYPSGIQTNRGTHGIWYFGQPYPQLFPPVVIKTRTEIVHESYKGRTKLIGDLQQRNCTLLISNIGTEHSGRYYFRADLGGANIYTYPDFSELKVLDQPNIDIPEEIVADENLELTCYAPDNCPENRPEIQWMYTDYLPETEYTSDYVEESNTAVLSSTLIFTPRPIHNGQLLGCRVYYPNTTLVYERLISLDVKYAPRSVWVNGSMEVMEGSSVTLHCEVDSNPPPRISWLFGDQELLWDTASNASLSLEDLTPSQEGIYTCVGDNGYGVMNTSMYLAVLYPPSEPVVNGSLTILEGSSISLQCSTQGNPAPTLTWLKDGELVGTITAEEVSVLELLELTPQGDGQYRCLAENEHGRASSSLNITVEYAPVLLEDSKCTVVREGVQCVCMATGNPEPVIEFYLPDKNITINDTDGRYNYYTHTDGHTSTGMIKLQEKGERLGNGAVNVHCSISNMYGSKSFHLELQQEKKYMMAVIVGTIGGVAVIAFIIAAVRYVGHNNKKEKTGIINLWALWQTWRGKS
- the LOC106605238 gene encoding myelin-associated glycoprotein isoform X4, which codes for MWCLELLLPVLLIIKDVSGQWNVWIPRDISAMTNSCVVIPCTFMYPSGIQTNRGTHGIWYFGQPYPQLFPPVVIKTRTEIVHESYKGRTKLIGDLQQRNCTLLISNIGTEHSGRYYFRADLGGANIYTYPDFSELKVLDQPNIDIPEEIVADENLELTCYAPDNCPENRPEIQWMYTDYLPETEYTSDYVEESNTAVLSSTLIFTPRPIHNGQLLGCRVYYPNTTLVYERLISLDVKYAPRSVWVNGSMEVMEGSSVTLHCEVDSNPPPRISWLFGDQELLWDTASNASLSLEDLTPSQEGIYTCVGDNGYGVMNTSMYLAVLYPPSEPVVNGSLTILEGSSISLQCSTQGNPAPTLTWLKDGELVGTITAEEVSVLELLELTPQGDGQYRCLAENEHGRASSSLNITVEYAPVLLEDSKCTVVREGVQCVCMATGNPEPVIEFYLPDKNITINDTDGRYNYYTHTDGHTSTGMIKLQEKGERLGNGAVNVHCSISNMYGSKSFHLELQQEKKYMMAVIVGTIGGVAVIAFIIAAVRYVGHNNKNLRQSFWAQSLTPF